A window of Sulfurimonas gotlandica GD1 contains these coding sequences:
- the abc-f gene encoding ribosomal protection-like ABC-F family protein gives MALIDLQNISKHYSAQKILTEVNFHVDEGERIVIIGKNGSGKSTLMKIVNGTLDQDAGQRITRNDLEIKMLDQRPNFKEGQTVREAVEDGLLELNIAKERYNELSLLLADDFENKKLIDEHENLSRYIEHHNAWNLDDKIERIIQHFDLKQYEDKPIVLLSGGEQRRVALASLLLQKPDILLLDEPTNHLDVYMVEFLEELILKEKFTLVFISHDRYFIDRIATKSIEVDDCALREYSGGYSDYLTQKAEYIRTLQKQHDNLLDILKRENAWYARGVRARLKRNEGRKERLMSIREDAKNNPAKIRMMSVELQREAKHFNRDKSINKQKMLFEVEDLSLTLGNKELLKNFTTRILQKDVIAIVGPNGSGKSTLLRALLGRLKPTSGKIKQGDFKIGYFDQHREMLDDDRNLMETFCPHGGDRVSVRGKDMHVYGYLKNFLFPREFLEKKIGVLSGGEKNRIALALLFTKDVDILILDEPTNDLDIPTINILEEQLTNFPGAVIIVSHDRYFVDKIAKKLFIFKADKHIEESYQQYSEYLELEKELKELDEMEASATSVKEEEKEVREKLKTLKLTFKEKIALEKLPKEIEELELQMKEKNKCLADPKCYEGIGISKLASELGELELLYEQKIEELLTIEEKNEEINS, from the coding sequence ATGGCATTAATAGACCTGCAAAATATTTCAAAACACTACTCAGCACAAAAAATTTTAACCGAAGTAAATTTTCATGTAGATGAAGGCGAGCGCATCGTCATCATCGGTAAAAACGGTAGCGGTAAATCTACTCTTATGAAAATAGTAAATGGCACACTAGACCAAGATGCCGGTCAGAGAATTACACGTAATGATTTAGAAATCAAGATGCTAGACCAGAGACCAAACTTTAAAGAGGGTCAGACGGTTAGAGAAGCTGTTGAAGATGGCCTTTTAGAACTAAATATTGCAAAAGAACGTTACAATGAATTATCACTGCTTTTAGCAGATGATTTTGAAAATAAAAAACTCATAGATGAACATGAAAACTTATCTCGCTACATAGAACATCACAATGCTTGGAATCTCGATGACAAGATAGAGCGAATCATTCAGCATTTTGACTTAAAACAGTATGAAGACAAACCAATAGTCCTACTTAGCGGAGGTGAACAACGTCGTGTCGCCCTTGCATCTCTACTTCTTCAAAAACCAGACATTTTGCTTCTTGACGAGCCTACAAATCATCTTGATGTATATATGGTTGAGTTTTTAGAAGAGCTTATCTTAAAAGAAAAATTTACACTTGTTTTCATCTCTCATGATAGATACTTTATAGATAGAATCGCTACCAAGAGTATAGAAGTTGATGATTGTGCCTTGCGAGAATACAGCGGTGGATACAGTGATTATCTTACACAAAAAGCAGAGTACATAAGAACACTTCAAAAACAGCATGATAATCTTCTTGATATATTAAAGAGAGAAAATGCTTGGTATGCAAGAGGTGTTCGTGCTAGACTTAAAAGAAATGAAGGTCGTAAAGAGCGACTAATGTCTATTCGTGAAGATGCGAAGAATAATCCTGCAAAAATAAGAATGATGTCAGTTGAACTTCAACGTGAAGCCAAACATTTTAATCGAGATAAAAGTATCAACAAACAAAAGATGCTTTTTGAAGTAGAAGATTTATCTCTTACACTTGGAAATAAAGAGCTTCTAAAAAACTTTACAACTCGTATACTTCAAAAAGATGTTATAGCGATAGTTGGACCAAACGGCAGTGGTAAATCAACACTTTTAAGAGCTCTTCTAGGACGTCTAAAACCAACAAGCGGAAAGATAAAACAGGGTGACTTTAAAATAGGCTATTTTGATCAGCACAGAGAGATGCTAGATGATGATAGAAACCTTATGGAGACTTTTTGTCCTCATGGGGGTGACCGTGTTAGTGTTCGTGGAAAAGATATGCATGTATATGGATATCTAAAAAACTTTCTTTTTCCAAGAGAATTCTTAGAGAAAAAGATTGGTGTTCTCAGCGGTGGAGAAAAAAACCGTATTGCGCTTGCCCTGCTCTTTACTAAAGATGTTGACATACTGATTTTAGATGAGCCTACAAATGATTTAGATATTCCTACTATAAACATTTTAGAAGAACAACTAACTAATTTTCCAGGTGCTGTAATCATAGTTAGCCACGATAGATACTTTGTAGATAAGATTGCTAAAAAACTTTTTATATTTAAGGCTGATAAACATATAGAAGAATCTTATCAACAGTACTCTGAGTACTTGGAACTTGAAAAAGAGTTAAAAGAACTTGATGAGATGGAAGCTTCTGCAACAAGTGTAAAAGAAGAAGAAAAAGAAGTAAGAGAAAAGCTAAAAACTCTAAAACTTACCTTTAAAGAGAAAATTGCACTAGAGAAACTTCCTAAAGAAATAGAAGAACTTGAACTACAGATGAAAGAAAAAAACAAGTGTTTGGCTGATCCAAAATGTTATGAAGGAATAGGTATATCCAAACTTGCATCTGAGCTTGGAGAGCTAGAACTTCTCTATGAGCAAAAAATAGAAGAACTACTCACAATCGAAGAAAAAAATGAAGAGATCAATTCATAA